From the Lactuca sativa cultivar Salinas chromosome 9, Lsat_Salinas_v11, whole genome shotgun sequence genome, the window tagcttACTCAAACGAAGagaccaaaagcataacaaaCTAATTATGAAGAGatcaaaacatatacaaaccaATATGCAAACTTGATACCTTAAAAAGCCTTCTTACGAGATGATGATTTTGGATCCAAAACTTTTTCACCAAGCAAGGCAACTTCAAGATTATCTAATTCCTTTCACAAAGGGAAAAATGAGCACCAAAGTCTCCTTATTAGCTAAAGAACACCACCAAGAGGCTAAGGTGTCAATTTAGGGTTTTATAATATTTGGGGGTTGGTAAAGAGGCCAAACTAAAGtcttaagatgcttaaatagacACTTActaaaaaactagggttttagcacccatcgtatgcccaacgtacgaggcCGAGTTTTCACGATCCTTCCTTAtgggtacgctaagcatacaccaATGTACGCCTAACATATTGCCCTTCGCActagtacgccttgcgtactccCTATGTACGCCTCACGTATTAGGGTATCCTCTTAAACCATAAAATACACCGAAGGCAATGACTTATTCGTTATAAATTTGATTTTGATGATCGTTATATCCGTGAAAAGGTGACGAGAAACTCTACACTTttatcaactcatacttgccATAAAATTTCCCAAACAAAACCCAATTTCCATAAAAGTCCGTTATCATTTTACCAAAAAACCCCTTGATTCCAAAACCAAATCCAAATGCCCGAATCATATACATTACATCACCCACACCAAAATGGGTAACGATTTGGGACATGTCGTTACAACAACAATATTTAGGAGATAATCCAAAGTATAATCAATGCAGATATCATCACAACAATGCTTGTTGGATATGTAACAATTATGGCAGGAAGGGCCACCTTACTCAAAGGTGAAGAATCCCCACACCAGCACCAACACCTGTGAGAAACCAAGGAGCCGCAACACCAGCAGGAAACAAAAATTGTTATGAATGCGGGGAGGTAGGGAAGTATAAGAGAGACTACCTGAAGTTCAAGGGACGAGAATTAAATTCCATATGAAAGGGAATTTTCCACAAGATCAATGGACTCTGTCCATAACCAAACTGTGGTCACTGGTACGCACCTAAATAACAATCTGCATGCAAACGTACTTTTCGATTTGAGTTCCTCCCCTCTACTCTCTCTTATTTTGGGGTATTTTTCTTGGCCTCCATCACACCTAGAATTCCTTAGGAccaaccatgatctccctctTCAAGATTTGAGCTCACCCCTTATCCTCTCTCATATTTTGGTCATattttgatgaagcttgaagatcaagaagattcTTTTGGCTGCAAAGAATATTGTTTCaagtttggatccatcaaagtCATTGAACATAATATTCATTAAATGTTAACATGTCGTCCAAAATAGTaaaatttattttaacaattattcATCCCATTTCATAAAACTTTCTTGTTGAAGTATGCATCGTAGAACTTGGACGTCAAGACCATATTTTTCATAAAACTTTGATGTCCCAGTAGcatttttatataacttgtaggtcataatagtaaaaaaatgttaaatagaTTTAAATGTTGTTTTTTTAAGATTATTAGAAATAAATATTATAATCGATGAACTTTTTATGTGATGTTTGAAATATTGGTTGGTATAAAAACATTCGATTGATtttctaccctaataaatgaaaatgttattgccacttgtcattctctcatttaatttgtcacatgtcattttgttataattttgaaatatatttattttccacttgtcaattacatcattattcatttccactatatcattaatttagtttccataaattaaacctactataataactattaattccaaatttgaaatttaaaatttcaatttcaatttcaaataaatttacactttaaaccattgtatttaacattttattataataactcatttagtacacgggtctaacaattaaacacacaattttaattaatttattttttgcatgtttttttttttcataattttcacttatttcatatttcaaactcaaataaacttctcatttaatcgcttttatttaacattatgttttaattaacccgtataatatacatGTTTCACAACTAGTTTACATGAATAAGTTAGAATCGATTTTATTTTTAAAGCATATATCAGTTAAAACAATATAGCATTCCACGTCATCAATCCATTATACTTGGTAAACGATTTATAACCATCGATTATAACTTCATCAACggtaacaaaacaaaacaaatgaagcACACGGATCGGTATCTCCACCGTCGATCTTATCCAACAAAACCATCCCGCTTCCGCTTCAAACTCAAAATCCCCAAATTTATCCCTCCCTTTATAAATCACACCAATCGCGTTTTCCGACATTCAAATCATATTAATCTCTCTATAGAAATCCGAAGCTTTTTTTCAGTTTGCGTAGTCATTATTCCAACAATGTCAGGACGTGGAAAGGGTGGAAAGGGTCTTGGCAAGGGAGGAGCAAAGCGTCATCGGAAAGTTCTCCGTGATAACATTCAGGGAATCACAAAGCCAGCTATCAGGAGGTTAGCGAGGAGAGGAGGTGTAAAGAGGATCAGTGGTCTGATCTATGAAGAAACCAGAGGTGTactgaaaatctttttggaaaatGTGATTCGTGATGCAGTTACATACACTGAGCATGCTCGAAGGAAGACTGTAACTGCAATGGATGTTGTCTACGCTCTGAAGAGGCAAGGAAGGACTCTTTACGGATTTGGAGGCTGAGATCCATAAATGGTTCTTCGTACCCTCACTGTTCTATTTTCTTTTCGTTCTTGTAGTGGTTCTATCTacaaaatttccattttttaGATCTAGTAGCTTTATGTAAATCGATTGCTTCAATCCTTAAAAAGGATGATATTAATTTAATCTACTGCCTTTGTTTTAGATTCTGGCATAAACTTTTATTTGATTAACTGAATATTGTTATACAAACGCCTTGTTCATTTCAAAAATTGATTGTCGTTGCTGTGCTATTTTTTCTGTATAAATCACTAATCGTATTTGGGTGTTTTCTTTATGTTTGTTTTATGTATCATACAGTATAAAGTGATTAAATTTAGTGATTTTTTTGTGGGATTTAGAATTCGTCACTCACACATTTTAATTTGATGATATAGAAACCAAAGCttttcttgaaacttttccattCTTAACTAAATGAAGGTATAAGTGGCCATTGGTTCTCTTTTTTATGGACAGAGCCGGTGAAAGTAAACGTTTTCTTGACTATTGCC encodes:
- the LOC111885228 gene encoding histone H4, which produces MSGRGKGGKGLGKGGAKRHRKVLRDNIQGITKPAIRRLARRGGVKRISGLIYEETRGVLKIFLENVIRDAVTYTEHARRKTVTAMDVVYALKRQGRTLYGFGG